Proteins encoded together in one Lagopus muta isolate bLagMut1 chromosome 3, bLagMut1 primary, whole genome shotgun sequence window:
- the CCNE2 gene encoding G1/S-specific cyclin-E2 isoform X1, which yields MSRRSSRLQAKQQQQLPLSCQEETPRELQAPEHLQTRKRRTAEQEIKKKEDGKVAKKHQYEIKSCWPPAITGGISPCIIIETPHKESVTTDFSRFKKYRFRNLFINPSPLPELTWGNSKDVWLNILKKENRYAHCKHFTSLHSSLQPHMRSILLDWLLEVCEVYALHRETFYLAQDFFDRFMLTQNNINKSMLQLIGITSLFIASKLEEIYAPKIQEFAYVTDGACSEDDIVRMELIMLKALKWELCPVTIISWLNLYLQVDALKDVPKVLLPQYSQEKFIQIAQLLDLCILDVNSLDFQYRTLAAAALCHYTSTEVVKKASGLDWDSISECVEWMVPFVNVARKVSVKLKHFKKVAVEDCHNIQTHTNYLDMLEEVNSGVAATAPGQLSPVSTAGIITPPKSTEKK from the exons ATGTCAAGACGCAG CAGCCGACTGCAGgccaagcagcagcaacagctgccCCTGTCATGTCAAGAAGAGACTCCACGTGAGCTGCAGGCACCAGAGCATCTCCAGACCAGAAAAAGGAGAAcggcagag caggagattaagaagaaagaagatggGAAAGTTGCTAAAAAACATCAATATGAAATTAAG AGTTGTTGGCCGCCCGCAATAACAGGAGGCATCTCACCTTGCATCATCATTGAAACGCCTCACAAAGAATCAGTAACCACTGACTTCTCAAGGTTCAAAAAATACAGGTTCAGAAACCTCTTCATAAATCCATCACCTTTGCCTGAACTCAC CTGGGGGAATTCCAAAGATGTGTGGCTCAACATCCTGAAGAAGGAGAACCGATATGCTCACTGCAAACACTTCACTTCGCTACACTCAAGTTTGCAGCCACACATGAGGTCGATACTGTTGGACTGGCTTCTAGAG GTATGTGAGGTGTATGCACTCCACAGGGAAACCTTCTACCTAGCTCAAGACTTCTTTGACAGATTCATGTTGACACAGAATAACATTAACAAGAGCATGCTTCAGCTGATAGGAATTACCTCATTGTTCATTGCCTCCAAACTTGAG GAAATCTACGCTCCAAAAATACAGGAATTTGCTTATGTCACTGATGGTGCTTGCAGTGAAGATGATATTGTGAGAATGGAACTTATTATGTTAAAG GCTTTAAAGTGGGAACTCTGTCCTGTGACAATCATCTCCTGGCTGAACCTCTATCTTCAAGTGGATGCTCTGAAGGATGTTCCAAAAGTGCTTCTACCTCAGTATTCTCAGGAAAAATTCATTCAGATAGCTCAG CTCTTAGACCTGTGTATTTTGGACGTGAATTCTTTAGACTTCCAGTACAGAACActagctgctgctgcactctgCCACTATACCTCAACTGAAGTAGTGAAGAAAGCTTCAG GCTTAGATTGGGACAGCATTTCAGAATGTGTAGAGTGGATGGTTCCATTTGTGAACGTGGCAAGGAAAGTCTCTGTGAAACTGAAGCATTTCAAGAAGGTTGCAGTAGAAGACTGCCACAATattcaaacacacacaaactACTTGGACATGCTG GAAGAAGTTAATAGTGGAGTAGCAGCTACTGCCCCAGGTCAGTTATCACCTGTATCAACAGCAGGAATAATAACTCCTCCCaagagcacagagaagaaatga
- the CCNE2 gene encoding G1/S-specific cyclin-E2 isoform X2, whose product MSRRSSRLQAKQQQQLPLSCQEETPRELQAPEHLQTRKRRTAEEIKKKEDGKVAKKHQYEIKSCWPPAITGGISPCIIIETPHKESVTTDFSRFKKYRFRNLFINPSPLPELTWGNSKDVWLNILKKENRYAHCKHFTSLHSSLQPHMRSILLDWLLEVCEVYALHRETFYLAQDFFDRFMLTQNNINKSMLQLIGITSLFIASKLEEIYAPKIQEFAYVTDGACSEDDIVRMELIMLKALKWELCPVTIISWLNLYLQVDALKDVPKVLLPQYSQEKFIQIAQLLDLCILDVNSLDFQYRTLAAAALCHYTSTEVVKKASGLDWDSISECVEWMVPFVNVARKVSVKLKHFKKVAVEDCHNIQTHTNYLDMLEEVNSGVAATAPGQLSPVSTAGIITPPKSTEKK is encoded by the exons ATGTCAAGACGCAG CAGCCGACTGCAGgccaagcagcagcaacagctgccCCTGTCATGTCAAGAAGAGACTCCACGTGAGCTGCAGGCACCAGAGCATCTCCAGACCAGAAAAAGGAGAAcggcagag gagattaagaagaaagaagatggGAAAGTTGCTAAAAAACATCAATATGAAATTAAG AGTTGTTGGCCGCCCGCAATAACAGGAGGCATCTCACCTTGCATCATCATTGAAACGCCTCACAAAGAATCAGTAACCACTGACTTCTCAAGGTTCAAAAAATACAGGTTCAGAAACCTCTTCATAAATCCATCACCTTTGCCTGAACTCAC CTGGGGGAATTCCAAAGATGTGTGGCTCAACATCCTGAAGAAGGAGAACCGATATGCTCACTGCAAACACTTCACTTCGCTACACTCAAGTTTGCAGCCACACATGAGGTCGATACTGTTGGACTGGCTTCTAGAG GTATGTGAGGTGTATGCACTCCACAGGGAAACCTTCTACCTAGCTCAAGACTTCTTTGACAGATTCATGTTGACACAGAATAACATTAACAAGAGCATGCTTCAGCTGATAGGAATTACCTCATTGTTCATTGCCTCCAAACTTGAG GAAATCTACGCTCCAAAAATACAGGAATTTGCTTATGTCACTGATGGTGCTTGCAGTGAAGATGATATTGTGAGAATGGAACTTATTATGTTAAAG GCTTTAAAGTGGGAACTCTGTCCTGTGACAATCATCTCCTGGCTGAACCTCTATCTTCAAGTGGATGCTCTGAAGGATGTTCCAAAAGTGCTTCTACCTCAGTATTCTCAGGAAAAATTCATTCAGATAGCTCAG CTCTTAGACCTGTGTATTTTGGACGTGAATTCTTTAGACTTCCAGTACAGAACActagctgctgctgcactctgCCACTATACCTCAACTGAAGTAGTGAAGAAAGCTTCAG GCTTAGATTGGGACAGCATTTCAGAATGTGTAGAGTGGATGGTTCCATTTGTGAACGTGGCAAGGAAAGTCTCTGTGAAACTGAAGCATTTCAAGAAGGTTGCAGTAGAAGACTGCCACAATattcaaacacacacaaactACTTGGACATGCTG GAAGAAGTTAATAGTGGAGTAGCAGCTACTGCCCCAGGTCAGTTATCACCTGTATCAACAGCAGGAATAATAACTCCTCCCaagagcacagagaagaaatga